CTCCCGCCGGACAACAAGCAGGAGTTCCTCGACATCGTCAACGACTACGGTCGTGCGCTGCCGGCGAACAACACCTACAGCGCCGAGTGGTACGACGAGCTGTTCAAGAACATCCAGCCCGTGCTGGACGGTGAGCAGACCGCCGAGGACTACCTCGCCGACGTCGAGCCGCGCATGCAGGACCTGCTCGACAAGGCCAACGCCGACGCCGGAATCGGCTGACCGTGGATGGATGCCGGTGTCGCCCGGCACCGGCATCCACCCCCGCCCCCTCCACTTCGACACCAAGGTCACGCACATGACGACGACGTCCGCCCCTCGCCGGTCCCGGCTCCACCGCAAGGAGCATCGGGCCGCCCTCGCCTTCGTGGCGCTGCCCGTCATCGGGTTCCTCGCCTTCGTGGGCTACCCGCTCGTGTTCTCGCTGTTCACGTCTTTCACGAAGTGGAACGGCCTCAGCGATCCAGTGCCCAACGGCATCGACAACTTCATGGAGATGGCCGGCGACCGCTACTTCTGGCAGTCGATGGGAAACACGGTCTTCTACATGATCGGCATCCCGATCGGACTGGTGCTCGCACTCCTGCTGGCGCTCGCGCTCAACCGCAAGATGCGTGGCACGACCTTCTTCCGCACCGTCTACTACGTGCCGGTCGTCTCGTCGCTGGCCGCCGTCGCGATCCTGTGGCAGTGGGCCTACAACGGCGACTTCGGCCTGGTGAACCAGGTTCTCGCGGTCTTCGGCATCGACGGCCCCAACTGGCTGCAGAACGCCGACACCGCCAAGCCCGCGATCATCATCATGGCCGTGTGGAAGGGCCTCGGCTATTCGATGCTCCTCTACCTCGCCGCACTCCAGTCGGTGCCGCCGCACCTGTTCGAGGCCGCTTCGCTCGACGGTGCCGGGGTCTTCCAGAAGTTCCGGCACATCACCTTCCCGATGCTCAACCCGGTCACCTTCTTCCTCGTTGTCACCAACATCATCGGCGGCGCCCAGATCTTCATCGAGATCAACATCATGACGCCCACCGGCGGCCCGGAATTCTCGACCGCCTCGATCGTCTGGTACATCTGGCAGAAGGCCTTCAACTATCTGCAGATGGGCTACGCGACGGCCATGGCGCTCGTCCTCGGCGTGCTGGTGTTCATCGTCACCGCCATCCAGTTCCGGCTCAACCGCCGCTTCCAGTTCGCGATCGACTGAGGCCCGCCATGTCCCATCCCCTCACGACCAACGCCCCCGCCGTGCTCGGCACGGCCGTCATCGACGAAGAGACCGGCAGGCGACTGCTGCCGACCCGCCGCCGCAAGGCTCGCGCACCCCGCACCCGGCAGGCGAAGTCCTACCGCATCGCCAATGTGATCGTCACGATCGTGCTGGCCATCGGCGGGATCATCATGATCGCGCCGCTGCTGTGGACTTTCAGCACGTCGCTCAAGACCCGAGAGGCCGTGTTCGCCCTGCCGCCGCAGTGGATCCCCGACCCGATGGTCTGGGAGAACTACATCCGCGTGTGGACCGCCGCGCCGCTGGCCACCGGCATCCTGAACAGCATCATCGTGTCGGCCAGCGTCACGATCCTCGGCACGATCGCCTCGATGCTCGCGGCGTTCGCGTTCGCGAAGATGCGCCTCCCGTTCAAGAACGTCCTGTTCCTGGTGCTGCTGGCCGCGATCATGATCCCGTTCCCCACGATCATGATCCCGCAGTTCTCGATGTTCGCCTCAGCGGGCCTCGTCGACACCCTGTGGCCGCTGATCCTGCCCGGCGTGTTCGGCAACATCGTGATGGTCTTCTTCATCCGGCAGTATCTGGCGTCGGTGCCGGACTCGATCATCGAGGCCGCCAAGATCGACGGCGCCGGCTACCTGCGCATCTTCTTCACGCTGATCTTCCCGGCCATCCGGCCCGCGATCGCGGCGCAGTTCATCCTGTGGTTCATGGCGGTGTGGAACGACTACCTCGCCCCGATCATCTACCTGAACTCGCCCGAGAAGCAGACCCTGCAGCTGGTCATCGCGAGCCTGAACATGACCTACGCGAGCCAGACCGACTATCCGCTCATCATGGCCGGATCGTTCATCGCGCTGATTCCCGTGTTCATCGTGTTCGTCCTCTTCCAGCGTCAGATCATCGAGTCGGTCGCCCTCACGGGAGCCAAAGGATGACCGCCCCGACGTCCAGCGCCGACCCCGCCACGTGGGGGGCGCGCAACGCCCACGACCCGACGATCGTGCGCGGCGACGACGGCATCTGGTACATGTTCTCCACCGACGCCGCCGCGCACCTGGACGACATCCCCGCCGGTGCCCACGTGCGCACCTCGCCCGACCTGGTCGACTGGACGTTCGTGGGGACGGCGCTGGACGGGGTTCCGGATGCCGCGCGCGAGCACACCGGAGCGGTCGGCCTGTGGGCGCCCGAAGTGGTGCGCTGGCCGGAGGCCGATGATGCCCGTCGCTGGCACATGTACTACTCGGCGTCGTCGTTCGGGTCGCGCACCTCGGCGATCGGGCTGGCCACCGCACCGCAGCCGCGGGGACCGTGGACCGACGAGGGCATCGTCGTGGCCACCGCACACGATCACGACGGTCACAACGCGATCGACGCGGCCGTCGTCTTCGACCGCGAGGGCGCGCCGTGGCTCACCTACGGGTCGTTCTTCGGGGGAATCCACACGCTGCGTCTCGACCCGGCCACCGGGCGGGCGGCGAGCACCGCAGACCCCGGCACCCTGATCGCCCGTCGTCCCTCCGCCGTCGACGGCGCGGTCGAGGGCGCGTACATCGACTACGACGCGGCGACCGGGCGGTATGTGCTCTACGTCTCGTACGACTCGCTGTTCGACACGTACAGCATGCGGGTCGGCGTCGCTGCGCAGATCGAGGGCCCGTACGTCGACGCCACCGGGCTGCCGCTGCTCGACCCGGATGCCGGCGACGCCGCGCGCGCGGGCACGAAGATCCTCGGCGGGCACCGGTTCCCGGGCGGCGCCGCGTGGATCGCCCCGGGGCACAACTCGGTCTTCCGCGACGGTGAAGCCCGCTTCGTCGTCCACCACGTCCGCCGCGCCGACGATCCGTTCCAGCACGAGGCGCAGATCCGGCGGGTGCACGTCACGGCGTCCGGCTGGCCGGTCGTGTCGCCGCACCCGTTCGCCGGCTACGACGCCGAGGCGCTCGACGCGCCTCGCGCGGTGACGGGCCGGTGGCAGGTCATCCGGTTCGCCCCCGAGCAGGCCGGAGTCATCGACGCACGCCCGTTCGAGGTCACCGGTGCGCTGCGGTCTGCGGGTGAGGCCGTCGCCGGCGAGATCGTCGTGCACACCGGCGACGGTGAGGTGCGAATGGATGCCGTGGTCTTCGGCGCCCACGACCCGGCGGCCGGCTGCGCGGTCCTCGCCTTCGGCGGGCTCGATGCCGACGGCGTGGTCTGGATCGGGTCGCAGGAGGTGGTCTCGTGAACGCCGAGTACGGCGGCTGGGCCGGCCGCATCATGGTGTGGCTGCGCGTCGTCTCGGCGCTGATCGTCGTCAACCTGCTCTTCGCGGCCGGCGTGATCGCGGGCCTCGTCGTGCTCGGCACCCTGCCCGCGCTCGCCGCGACCACGGCATCCCTCACCCGGCTCCGGGACGGCGACAGCACCGGCATCGTCCGGTCCTTCGTCGCCGAGTACCGCCGGTCGTTCTGGCGGGCGAACCTGCTCGGAGTGCCCTTCGCCGCAGCTCTGCTGGTCGCAGTCGCCGATCTCGCGGTGCTGCCGCACCTGCCCGCCCAGTTCGGCGCGGCGCTGCTGGTCGTCTCGTGGGTCGTCCTCGCCTACGCCGCCGTCGCACTCGTGGCCGGGCTCGTCATCGAAGCGCGGTACCGTGACGGCATCCGCGCCACCAGGCGCTACGCCGTCTCGCTGCCCCTGGTCTCGCCCGCGATGACCGTCGCGCTCGTCGTCACCCTCGGGGTGGTGGCATTCGCGCTCTCCGTGCTGCCCATGCTCGTCCCGCTCATCGGCGTCTCCGTCCCGCTGTACGTCGCGGGGTGGTTCGTCGACCACCGGCTCGCCCAGCTCGACCCCGAGCATCCGCACGCTCTTCAGCGCCCGCCGGTGGTGTCACCGGCGCACTGACCGCGCGAACGCACCGGGCCTGCGCCCGCCCCTACCTGCGGTGCTGCCCGCACCCCGCCCATGAAAGAAGGAACACCGTGACCACCGCACGCATCACCGTCGACTCCGACGCCGTCGTCGCCCCCCTCAACCGGAGGATCTTCGGGTCGTTCGTGGAGCATCTCGGGCGCTGCGTCTACGACGGCATCTACGAGCCCGGCCACCCCACCGCGAACGAAGACGGCTTCCGCCTCGACGTCGTCGACCTGGTCCGCGAGCTCGGCTCGACCACCGTCCGCTACCCGGGCGGCAACTTCGTGTCCGGCTTCCGCTGGGAGGACAGCGTCGGGCCCCCGCGAGAAGCGCCCGGTCCGCCGTGACCTCGCGTGGCACGCGCTGGAGTCCAACCAGGTCGGCGTCGACGAGTTCGCCCGCTGGCTGAAGCTGACCGGCTCTGAGCTCATGATGGCCGTCAACCTCGGCACACGCGGAATCGAGGCGGCCCTCGACCTGCTCGAATACTGCAATCACCCGTCCGGTACCGCGCTGAGCGATCAGCGCATCGCGAACGGCACCGCAGAGCCGCACGACATCCGCATGTGGTGCCTCGGCAACGAGATGGACGGCCCGTGGCAGACCGGCTACATGACCGCCGACGACTACGGCAAGATCGCCGCCCGCACCGCGCAGGCCATGAAGACCGCCGACAAGACCCTGGAACTGGTCGTCTGCGGGTCGTCGGGATCGATGATGCCGACGTTCGGCGACTGGGAGCGCACCGTGCTCGAGCACGCGTACGACCATGTCGACTACATCTCGTGCCACGCGTACTACCAGGAGCGCGGCGGCGACCTCGATTCGTACCTCGCATCGTCGCTGGACATGCAGTACTTCATCGAGACGGTCGTGGCCACCGCCGATCACGTCGGCAACAAGCTGCGCAGCTCGAAGAAGATCAAGCTCTCCTTCGACGAGTGGAACATCTGGTACCTCGACGAGCACCGTGAGTCGGACGAGGTGAACGACCAGTGGCGTTACGCGCCGCGGCAACTCGAGGACGTGTATTCGGTGGCGGATGCCGTGGTGCTCGGCAACCTGCTGATCACACTGCTGCGCAACCACGATCGCGTCGCCAGCGCCTCGCTCGCGCAGCTGGTCAACGTCATCGCGCCGATCATGACCGAACCGGGCGGCGACGCCTGGCGGCAGACGACGTTCTTCCCGTTCTCGGTCACCTCGCGCCTGGCGCGCGGCACTGTGCTGCGGCCCCGGATCGATGTCGGCACCTATGCGACGGCCGTGTACGGCGACGCGCCGCTGGTCGACGCGGTCGTCACCGCGGACGACGAGGGCGGCGCCGTGTTCCTGGTGAACCGCAGCCGCACCGAGTCCATCGAGGTCTCGATCGACGTCACCGCACTCGGGGCGGGCGCCATCGCCGAGGCGACGACGCTGTGGGACGAGGACGTCTACGCCAGGAACACGCTCGAAGACCAGGAGCGGGTGGGCCTCAAGCCGCTCGAGGGCGCCTCGCTCGCGGACGGGGTGCTGACGGTCACGCTGCCCCCGGTGTCGTGGTCGGCCATCGCGCTGTCATGACCGGTGTGCGCCGTGGGCGGACAGGCCGCACAGCTCGCGGACGGATGGGTCGCGCCGCGCGCCCCCTGGCAGCCGGGGCGCTCGTCGTCGCGGTGCTGGGCGCGGCCGGCTGCGCGGCAGAGCCGGCGGCCGTGGAGCAGACCGGCGATGTGTACGTGCACGATCCGGCCTACGTGGCCGGGGCGGACGGCGAGCCGTCGTTCATCTACTCCACCGGCAACGGGCAGATCGCCGACGGCAACGTGCAGATCCGGCGCTCCGACGACGGCGCGTCGTGGGAGTACGTCGGGGAGGTCTGGGACACCAAGCCGGAGTGGCTCACTGAGGCGATCCCGGGCGTGGACAACCTGTGGGCGCCCGAGCTCTACGAGCACGACGGCACCTGGTACCTGTATTACTCGGCATCCACCTTCGGGAAGAACACGTCGCTCATCGCGCTGGCCACCAACACGACGCTCGATCCCGACGACCCCGACTACGTGTGGGTCGATCAGGGCCCGGTGATCGAGTCGGCCGGCACCGACTTCAATGCGATCGACCCCGGCATCGCCGTGGACGAGGACGGCGTGCCCTGGATGGCGTTCGGTTCGTTCTGGAGCGGCATCCGCATGGTCGAGCTGTCGTGGCCGAGCGGTCTGCGTGCCGACGATGCCGAGCCGCTGCGCATCGCCGATCGGGGCAGCGGCGCCAACGCGATCGAGGCGCCCTACATCGTCTCGCGCGACGGCTGGTACTACCTGTTCGTCTCGAAGGACTCCTGCTGCCGGGGCGTCGACAGCACCTACTGGATCACCGTCGGACGGTCGGAGTCGGTCACCGGTCCGTACGTCGACGAGCAGGGCACCCCTCTGCTCGAAGACGGCGGCACGCTCGTCCTGCAGACCGACGGGACGCGCATCGGCCCCGGCGGCCAGTCGGTCTCGGCCGATCGCCTCGCGTTCCACTTCTACGACGCCACGATGGACGGCCAGTTCCGGCTGGGGCTGCTGCCGATCCGGTGGGAGGACGGCTGGCCGCGCGTGGAGTGGCCGCCGGAGTGACCCG
This DNA window, taken from Microbacterium invictum, encodes the following:
- a CDS encoding arabinan endo-1,5-alpha-L-arabinosidase; translation: MGRAARPLAAGALVVAVLGAAGCAAEPAAVEQTGDVYVHDPAYVAGADGEPSFIYSTGNGQIADGNVQIRRSDDGASWEYVGEVWDTKPEWLTEAIPGVDNLWAPELYEHDGTWYLYYSASTFGKNTSLIALATNTTLDPDDPDYVWVDQGPVIESAGTDFNAIDPGIAVDEDGVPWMAFGSFWSGIRMVELSWPSGLRADDAEPLRIADRGSGANAIEAPYIVSRDGWYYLFVSKDSCCRGVDSTYWITVGRSESVTGPYVDEQGTPLLEDGGTLVLQTDGTRIGPGGQSVSADRLAFHFYDATMDGQFRLGLLPIRWEDGWPRVEWPPE
- a CDS encoding carbohydrate ABC transporter permease, encoding MPVSPGTGIHPRPLHFDTKVTHMTTTSAPRRSRLHRKEHRAALAFVALPVIGFLAFVGYPLVFSLFTSFTKWNGLSDPVPNGIDNFMEMAGDRYFWQSMGNTVFYMIGIPIGLVLALLLALALNRKMRGTTFFRTVYYVPVVSSLAAVAILWQWAYNGDFGLVNQVLAVFGIDGPNWLQNADTAKPAIIIMAVWKGLGYSMLLYLAALQSVPPHLFEAASLDGAGVFQKFRHITFPMLNPVTFFLVVTNIIGGAQIFIEINIMTPTGGPEFSTASIVWYIWQKAFNYLQMGYATAMALVLGVLVFIVTAIQFRLNRRFQFAID
- a CDS encoding arabinan endo-1,5-alpha-L-arabinosidase; translated protein: MTAPTSSADPATWGARNAHDPTIVRGDDGIWYMFSTDAAAHLDDIPAGAHVRTSPDLVDWTFVGTALDGVPDAAREHTGAVGLWAPEVVRWPEADDARRWHMYYSASSFGSRTSAIGLATAPQPRGPWTDEGIVVATAHDHDGHNAIDAAVVFDREGAPWLTYGSFFGGIHTLRLDPATGRAASTADPGTLIARRPSAVDGAVEGAYIDYDAATGRYVLYVSYDSLFDTYSMRVGVAAQIEGPYVDATGLPLLDPDAGDAARAGTKILGGHRFPGGAAWIAPGHNSVFRDGEARFVVHHVRRADDPFQHEAQIRRVHVTASGWPVVSPHPFAGYDAEALDAPRAVTGRWQVIRFAPEQAGVIDARPFEVTGALRSAGEAVAGEIVVHTGDGEVRMDAVVFGAHDPAAGCAVLAFGGLDADGVVWIGSQEVVS
- a CDS encoding YesL family protein, which gives rise to MNAEYGGWAGRIMVWLRVVSALIVVNLLFAAGVIAGLVVLGTLPALAATTASLTRLRDGDSTGIVRSFVAEYRRSFWRANLLGVPFAAALLVAVADLAVLPHLPAQFGAALLVVSWVVLAYAAVALVAGLVIEARYRDGIRATRRYAVSLPLVSPAMTVALVVTLGVVAFALSVLPMLVPLIGVSVPLYVAGWFVDHRLAQLDPEHPHALQRPPVVSPAH
- a CDS encoding carbohydrate ABC transporter permease gives rise to the protein MSHPLTTNAPAVLGTAVIDEETGRRLLPTRRRKARAPRTRQAKSYRIANVIVTIVLAIGGIIMIAPLLWTFSTSLKTREAVFALPPQWIPDPMVWENYIRVWTAAPLATGILNSIIVSASVTILGTIASMLAAFAFAKMRLPFKNVLFLVLLAAIMIPFPTIMIPQFSMFASAGLVDTLWPLILPGVFGNIVMVFFIRQYLASVPDSIIEAAKIDGAGYLRIFFTLIFPAIRPAIAAQFILWFMAVWNDYLAPIIYLNSPEKQTLQLVIASLNMTYASQTDYPLIMAGSFIALIPVFIVFVLFQRQIIESVALTGAKG